Sequence from the Methanomassiliicoccales archaeon genome:
CACATAGTACGATTCGCAGCCGTTGTTCAATGCCGCCATCAGGGCCGCGTCGGAGAGCAGCCATAGGCCTCCACTGATGTTGATCACCACGTTGTTCTTCGCCATCTGACGTCTTCGAACGAGCTCGTCGATCTTGGAGAAACATGAAATGAAATCGAAGATGTCCACGATGACTGTCTCTACCGGGGTGTGGAACTTGCCCGCCAGTTCCAATATCCTGGCATATTCTGGTCTTGAGGTGTTCTCCTTTCCCGTTACCAGTATCAGTTCGTCATGTCCGATAGTCCTCATCGCCTTGACGATCTTGTCTTGCCGGTAGCCATAGGTGCAGATCAGCGTCCTCATCCGCTCACCTCAGCAGCAGGGCCATGCTGTCCTCGACCCTGATCGGTCGGACC
This genomic interval carries:
- a CDS encoding DUF6293 family protein, whose translation is MRTLICTYGYRQDKIVKAMRTIGHDELILVTGKENTSRPEYARILELAGKFHTPVETVIVDIFDFISCFSKIDELVRRRQMAKNNVVINISGGLWLLSDAALMAALNNGCESYYV